In a genomic window of Anaerohalosphaeraceae bacterium:
- the pyrF gene encoding orotidine-5'-phosphate decarboxylase, whose product MASHFGDRLCEAVQKKSTPLIVGLDPVYSRLPEAIRKHKDMNDAQDLGASVDALFEFCSRVMRIVAPLVPAVKMNSAYFEKYLWEGMETYYALVSEADALGLEVIGDVKRGDIGHTAQMYAEGHLKNPDFVGMEDVIVPDAVTISGFAGAEGIVPFADMAEEQGKGVFVWVRSSNPTAGALQDFENAAGQKWYEKLAEIVGEIANQNRRIGASGYSNVGMVVGGTSPQAAAALRQRYPKCWFLVPGYGSQGAGAAECMRFCNKDRLGALINASRSIIYAYEDPKYKSQFGDNWEKCVEQAALDAKMELARVTL is encoded by the coding sequence GTGGCCAGTCATTTTGGTGATCGTCTTTGCGAAGCAGTACAAAAGAAAAGCACGCCCCTGATTGTGGGGCTGGACCCGGTGTACAGCCGACTTCCGGAGGCCATCCGGAAGCATAAGGATATGAATGATGCGCAGGACCTGGGTGCCTCGGTGGATGCCTTGTTTGAGTTCTGCAGCCGCGTGATGCGCATTGTCGCCCCGCTTGTCCCGGCGGTGAAGATGAATTCGGCCTATTTTGAAAAGTACCTTTGGGAGGGAATGGAGACTTACTATGCCCTGGTCAGCGAGGCCGATGCCCTCGGGCTGGAGGTGATTGGAGACGTCAAGCGGGGCGACATCGGTCATACCGCCCAAATGTATGCGGAAGGGCATCTGAAGAATCCGGATTTTGTGGGGATGGAGGATGTGATTGTGCCGGATGCGGTGACCATCAGCGGTTTTGCCGGTGCAGAAGGGATTGTGCCGTTTGCGGATATGGCCGAAGAGCAGGGCAAGGGCGTTTTTGTCTGGGTGCGTTCGAGCAATCCGACCGCCGGAGCGCTTCAGGATTTTGAAAACGCCGCCGGTCAGAAATGGTATGAGAAACTGGCGGAAATCGTCGGGGAGATTGCCAACCAGAACAGGCGAATCGGTGCATCCGGCTACAGCAATGTGGGAATGGTGGTCGGCGGAACCAGTCCGCAGGCCGCTGCGGCTCTTCGGCAGCGGTATCCGAAGTGCTGGTTTTTGGTGCCCGGATACGGCTCGCAGGGGGCCGGTGCCGCCGAGTGTATGCGGTTCTGCAATAAAGACCGGCTTGGGGCTTTGATTAATGCCTCCCGCTCTATTATCTATGCTTATGAAGACCCCAAGTATAAATCGCAGTTCGGCGACAACTGGGAAAAGTGTGTCGAACAGGCCGCTCTGGATGCCAAAATGGAGCTGGCGCGGGTGACGCTGTAG
- a CDS encoding AtpZ/AtpI family protein, with amino-acid sequence MSEKKKRFAADSRFYRGAMRWMGVGFEFLIVIGVFAAGGYWLDELEGTRPGWMILGFFVGFGVMLYIMIQRARKDQAQEDAEKKSEWQAELKPDEQDRDRE; translated from the coding sequence ATGTCTGAAAAGAAAAAACGGTTTGCCGCCGACAGCCGGTTTTATCGCGGAGCGATGCGATGGATGGGTGTCGGATTCGAGTTTTTAATTGTCATCGGGGTCTTTGCAGCGGGGGGGTACTGGCTGGATGAGTTGGAGGGGACCCGGCCGGGGTGGATGATTCTCGGGTTTTTTGTCGGGTTTGGGGTGATGCTGTATATTATGATTCAGCGGGCCCGCAAGGACCAGGCGCAGGAGGATGCCGAGAAAAAATCCGAATGGCAAGCGGAATTGAAACCGGATGAACAGGACCGTGACAGAGAATAA
- a CDS encoding ATP synthase F0 subunit C, whose translation MIFLGQIFPQVLAQAEPLPAGSGMWETVGIGIGVLGGVIGAGLIVIGAARGIGMLAASATEAIARQPEAGGRIFTTMIIAAALIEGVTLFGLIICLLAVLGVRL comes from the coding sequence ATGATTTTTTTGGGACAGATTTTCCCGCAGGTACTGGCTCAGGCGGAACCGTTGCCTGCCGGCAGCGGGATGTGGGAAACGGTCGGCATCGGCATCGGAGTTCTGGGCGGTGTGATTGGAGCCGGTTTGATTGTGATTGGAGCGGCTCGGGGTATCGGGATGCTGGCGGCCAGTGCTACGGAGGCGATTGCCCGTCAGCCTGAAGCCGGCGGACGCATTTTTACCACGATGATTATCGCGGCGGCTCTGATTGAAGGGGTGACGCTGTTCGGCCTGATTATCTGCCTGCTGGCGGTGTTGGGAGTGCGTTTGTAA
- the atpF gene encoding F0F1 ATP synthase subunit B gives MRTSRIMAAAGFVFVLCAAALGSEEAASERNISIWGGYIGEAVWTLVWFGLLLVVLRLFAWKPLLAGLRSREKHIERQIAEAEKRRQEAEQVLQEYRAQLMDAERQGHEIITRRIQEAEEKAREIQAQTQKEMERIRQRMEADLERERAEAERQLWEQAAVIVRKLGREVFGKVLDEGDNQKLIQEAIERLREVEQGHS, from the coding sequence ATGAGAACAAGCCGGATAATGGCGGCGGCGGGTTTTGTCTTTGTGCTGTGTGCCGCGGCCCTGGGGTCTGAAGAAGCGGCCTCCGAACGAAACATCAGCATCTGGGGCGGCTATATCGGCGAGGCTGTCTGGACGCTGGTTTGGTTTGGACTGCTGCTGGTGGTGCTGCGTCTGTTTGCCTGGAAGCCGCTGCTGGCGGGTCTGCGGAGCCGGGAAAAACATATCGAGCGTCAGATTGCCGAGGCGGAAAAGCGCCGCCAGGAGGCCGAACAGGTCCTTCAGGAGTACCGGGCGCAGCTGATGGATGCCGAGCGGCAGGGACACGAAATCATCACCCGCCGAATCCAGGAAGCCGAGGAAAAGGCCCGCGAGATTCAGGCACAGACCCAGAAGGAGATGGAACGGATTCGTCAGCGGATGGAAGCGGACCTGGAGCGGGAACGCGCAGAGGCCGAACGGCAGCTGTGGGAGCAGGCGGCGGTGATTGTCAGGAAACTGGGCCGGGAGGTTTTTGGAAAAGTCCTCGATGAGGGCGACAATCAGAAACTGATTCAGGAAGCGATTGAACGGCTCCGGGAAGTGGAGCAGGGACATTCGTAA
- the atpB gene encoding F0F1 ATP synthase subunit A: MWFNKTFGLVLGVNPLQEVASRPLFTLRAGGLELDFTNHMFMVMLSALVLMAVLPLGVRNRRGWVPHGFTNLLETICLFLREDVVRPFLKERTDRYIEILWTLFFFILTMNLLGLIPVDYLFWFVTGLQVHFGGAATANLFVTGALALVSFVLFHAAGIREKGFWHYWATLAPKVPWPLMPFLFLMELLSTFVRMFSLAIRLFANILAGHLVLTVILMFIVIFKTFLVAVPSVLTTLAMSFLEIFVAFLQAYIFVFLTTIFIGFAISEEH, from the coding sequence GTGTGGTTTAACAAAACATTTGGGTTGGTATTGGGTGTAAACCCGCTGCAGGAAGTAGCCAGCCGGCCTTTGTTTACGCTCCGCGCCGGAGGTCTGGAGCTGGACTTTACGAACCATATGTTTATGGTGATGCTCTCTGCGCTGGTGCTGATGGCGGTATTGCCGCTGGGTGTTCGAAATCGGCGCGGGTGGGTGCCCCACGGCTTTACCAACCTGCTGGAAACGATTTGTCTGTTTCTTCGGGAGGATGTGGTTCGTCCGTTTCTGAAGGAGCGCACCGACCGATACATCGAAATCCTCTGGACGCTGTTTTTTTTCATTCTTACGATGAATCTGCTGGGGCTGATTCCGGTGGATTATCTGTTTTGGTTTGTGACCGGACTGCAGGTTCATTTCGGCGGGGCGGCCACCGCCAATCTGTTTGTGACCGGAGCGCTGGCGCTGGTTTCTTTTGTGCTTTTTCATGCGGCCGGTATTCGGGAAAAGGGGTTCTGGCATTATTGGGCGACGCTGGCTCCGAAGGTTCCCTGGCCGCTGATGCCGTTTCTGTTTCTGATGGAGCTGCTCAGTACGTTTGTTCGGATGTTTTCGCTGGCGATTCGACTGTTTGCCAATATTCTGGCCGGTCATCTGGTGCTGACGGTGATTCTGATGTTTATTGTGATATTCAAGACGTTTCTGGTGGCGGTACCGTCGGTCCTGACGACGCTGGCGATGAGTTTTCTGGAAATTTTTGTGGCGTTTCTGCAGGCGTATATTTTCGTGTTTTTAACGACGATATTTATCGGATTTGCCATCAGTGAGGAGCACTGA
- a CDS encoding HEAT repeat domain-containing protein: MRMNERMMRGLIWGILAVWAGAQTTVVPQEGPSAKAVESDWNDFLHYTLIGRFDLAQGYGQRLLEAKPDPLLLLELSEENPRGYELLLKMQADSDQLREIASGVLKLIEEGRYQRRTDPKIILAEIARLNTTIRGRIAAQERLKNTGEYAVPFLLNVLEDSSRREEFANVVQTLPMLGRAAIRPLTAALQMPNTAVKAEIIESLAKIGYFEPLPYLKYIAEKDESAQLKQAALAAIDRIDSSARRIPAAELFFQLAEKYYNRDDSVAASSEFSFANLWFWDAERQMLRRLEVSHEYFNELMAMRCCEWALKADAGLGKAIGLWLAAYFRAESHGIPMPEYFGEGHAPAMTYAVTAGPEYLMQALSRALKDKDNYVALQVVEALAVNAGSQALLTRIGLQMPLADALQYEDRKIRYSAAIALGQAGPVAGFAGNELIVPLLAEALLKKGADEMDAPTAEAYSVRAMETLEQLAVSGNAAVDLSAAMEALIEMTRTGSDEMKISAGRVLVYLSSPQAQRAIAAAAMDENSSNELRIAAFASLARSAKRNGSLLLSEQIEALYQLVQSRQAEPSLREAAAGAFGALNLPSQRVKDLILEQARS, from the coding sequence ATGCGGATGAACGAGAGGATGATGCGGGGGTTGATTTGGGGGATTCTGGCGGTTTGGGCAGGGGCCCAGACCACCGTGGTGCCGCAGGAAGGGCCGTCGGCCAAGGCCGTCGAAAGCGACTGGAATGATTTTCTTCATTATACCCTTATCGGACGGTTTGACCTGGCGCAGGGATACGGACAGCGGCTTTTGGAGGCCAAGCCGGACCCGCTGCTGCTGCTGGAGCTCAGTGAGGAAAATCCCCGCGGTTATGAACTGCTGCTGAAGATGCAGGCCGACAGCGACCAGCTGCGGGAGATTGCCTCCGGGGTCCTGAAGCTTATTGAGGAAGGCCGTTACCAGCGTCGGACGGACCCGAAGATTATTCTGGCGGAAATCGCCCGTCTGAATACGACGATTCGGGGCCGCATTGCTGCGCAGGAACGGCTGAAAAACACCGGAGAATATGCGGTTCCGTTTCTGCTGAATGTGCTGGAAGACAGCAGCCGTCGCGAAGAGTTTGCCAATGTGGTGCAGACGCTTCCGATGCTCGGCCGGGCGGCGATTCGTCCGCTGACGGCGGCCCTGCAGATGCCGAATACGGCGGTGAAGGCCGAAATAATCGAATCGCTGGCCAAAATTGGCTATTTTGAACCGCTGCCGTATCTGAAATATATAGCGGAAAAGGATGAATCTGCCCAGCTGAAACAGGCGGCTCTGGCGGCCATCGACCGGATTGACTCCTCCGCCCGGCGGATTCCGGCGGCGGAACTGTTCTTCCAGCTGGCGGAAAAATACTACAATCGGGATGACTCGGTGGCGGCTTCTTCGGAGTTTTCGTTTGCAAATCTGTGGTTTTGGGATGCCGAGCGGCAGATGCTCCGCCGGCTGGAGGTTTCGCACGAGTATTTCAATGAGCTGATGGCGATGCGCTGCTGTGAGTGGGCCCTGAAGGCCGATGCCGGACTGGGCAAAGCCATTGGGCTGTGGCTGGCGGCGTATTTCCGGGCTGAGTCGCACGGCATTCCGATGCCGGAGTATTTCGGCGAAGGGCACGCCCCGGCGATGACCTATGCGGTGACGGCCGGACCGGAATATCTGATGCAGGCGCTGTCGCGGGCGCTGAAGGATAAGGATAACTATGTGGCGCTGCAGGTGGTGGAGGCGCTGGCGGTCAACGCCGGCTCCCAGGCCCTCCTGACACGGATTGGGCTGCAGATGCCGCTGGCGGACGCCCTGCAATATGAGGACCGCAAAATCCGCTACAGTGCGGCGATTGCTTTGGGGCAGGCCGGTCCTGTGGCCGGTTTTGCAGGCAACGAACTGATTGTGCCGCTTTTGGCGGAGGCCCTTCTGAAGAAGGGGGCGGATGAGATGGATGCGCCGACCGCCGAGGCCTATTCGGTTCGTGCGATGGAGACCCTCGAGCAGCTGGCGGTCAGCGGCAATGCCGCCGTGGATTTATCGGCGGCGATGGAGGCGCTGATTGAGATGACGCGTACCGGCTCGGACGAAATGAAGATATCGGCCGGACGTGTGCTGGTCTATCTGTCCAGTCCGCAGGCCCAGCGGGCCATTGCCGCAGCGGCGATGGATGAAAACAGTTCGAACGAGCTGCGGATTGCGGCGTTTGCCTCACTGGCTCGTTCAGCCAAGCGGAACGGCAGTCTGCTGCTTAGTGAGCAGATTGAGGCGCTCTATCAGCTTGTGCAGTCTCGGCAGGCGGAGCCGTCCCTGCGGGAAGCGGCCGCCGGTGCCTTCGGGGCGCTGAATCTGCCCAGTCAGCGGGTGAAGGATTTGATTCTGGAGCAGGCCCGCTCCTGA